Proteins co-encoded in one Sulfuricaulis limicola genomic window:
- the hemC gene encoding hydroxymethylbilane synthase, which produces MKTLRLGTRKSQLALWQAHYVRDALERHHPGLKVELVTMTTEGDRILDRSLAQVGGKGLFIKELETGLLENRTDIAVHSLKDVTATLPDGLHLATICKREDPRDAFISNKYPTLASLPRGARVGTSSLRRQCQLREAFPQLEIATLRGNVNTRLAKLDAGEYDAIILAVAGIKRLGMEARIRERLDPAVSLPAVGQGAVCIECRVDDRATHELLAPLNHRATQTCVAAERSMNAHLEGGCQVPIGGFAELHGEELHLRGMVGEPDGSRLLRAEIRGPAAQAEQLGERLAQQLLAQGAREILDKVYGRA; this is translated from the coding sequence ATGAAAACCCTCCGCCTCGGAACAAGAAAAAGCCAACTCGCCCTGTGGCAGGCGCATTACGTGCGCGATGCGCTCGAACGCCACCACCCGGGCCTCAAGGTCGAATTGGTCACCATGACCACCGAGGGCGATCGCATTCTCGACCGCAGCCTGGCACAGGTCGGCGGCAAGGGGCTGTTCATCAAGGAACTCGAAACGGGGCTGCTGGAAAATCGTACCGATATCGCCGTGCATTCGCTGAAGGACGTCACCGCCACGCTGCCCGACGGCCTGCACCTCGCCACAATCTGCAAACGCGAGGACCCACGCGACGCCTTCATCTCCAATAAATATCCAACACTCGCTTCGCTGCCGCGCGGGGCGCGCGTCGGCACCTCCAGCCTGCGCCGCCAGTGTCAGCTGCGCGAGGCGTTTCCGCAGCTCGAGATCGCCACGCTGCGCGGCAACGTCAACACGCGCCTGGCCAAGCTCGACGCCGGCGAGTACGACGCCATCATCCTGGCCGTGGCCGGCATCAAGCGCCTCGGCATGGAGGCGCGCATCCGCGAGCGGCTCGACCCGGCCGTAAGCCTGCCGGCCGTCGGCCAGGGCGCGGTGTGCATCGAATGCCGCGTAGACGACCGCGCCACGCACGAGCTGCTCGCGCCGCTCAACCACCGCGCGACGCAGACATGCGTCGCGGCGGAGCGCTCGATGAATGCCCACCTCGAAGGCGGTTGCCAGGTACCCATCGGCGGCTTTGCCGAACTGCACGGCGAGGAATTGCATCTGCGCGGCATGGTGGGCGAACCGGACGGAAGCCGCCTGTTGCGCGCCGAAATCCGCGGGCCGGCGGCGCAGGCGGAACAACTGGGTGAACGACTCGCGCAGCAATTACTCGCGCAGGGCGCCCGGGAAATTCTTGACAAGGTATACGGCCGTGCCTGA
- a CDS encoding DUF3619 family protein: MASEDKFLRDAKRALDATGNNLDAGTVARLRAARRQAIEQGRHRPVHARPGWLLPVGSFATAGIALAVAGLLWFSAPNGNFMQTSVGDIELLTAQENPDFFTELEFYEWLEGSENAV; the protein is encoded by the coding sequence ATGGCAAGCGAAGACAAATTCCTGCGGGACGCGAAACGCGCGCTCGACGCGACCGGGAACAATCTCGACGCCGGCACCGTCGCACGCCTGCGCGCCGCGCGCCGTCAGGCCATCGAGCAGGGCCGGCACAGGCCGGTGCATGCGCGTCCGGGCTGGCTGCTGCCGGTGGGCAGCTTCGCCACCGCCGGCATCGCGCTGGCCGTGGCCGGGCTGCTGTGGTTCTCGGCCCCGAATGGCAATTTCATGCAGACCAGCGTGGGCGACATTGAACTGCTGACGGCGCAGGAGAATCCGGATTTCTTTACCGAGCTGGAGTTCTACGAATGGCTCGAAGGCAGCGAGAATGCCGTTTAA
- a CDS encoding uroporphyrinogen-III synthase has product MPESPVPPRTLAGVRVLVTRPRDQAENLAHLIEARGGEAIRFPVIEIAEPKDTQALLAVVGRLKDFALAIFVSPNAVKRAMNLIRARGGLPPTLRVACVGRGSARELKRLGIENVLAPTDRFDSEALLALPELQQVAGKRIVIFRGDGGRELLGDTLKARGAEIEYAECYRRLRPATDPTPLRHRWERGEVDIVSVTSVDGLRNLFDMLGTDGRPWLIRTPVVVVSERMAQVCRELGFTTEPRVAMAGDEAILEAIQAWRDGQNTL; this is encoded by the coding sequence GTGCCTGAATCCCCTGTCCCGCCACGCACGCTCGCCGGCGTGCGCGTGCTCGTCACCCGCCCGCGCGACCAAGCGGAAAATCTCGCGCATCTCATTGAAGCACGCGGCGGCGAGGCCATCCGTTTTCCGGTGATCGAAATCGCGGAACCGAAGGATACGCAGGCCCTGCTCGCCGTCGTCGGACGCCTGAAGGACTTTGCGCTGGCAATCTTCGTCAGCCCGAATGCGGTCAAGCGCGCCATGAACCTGATACGCGCGCGCGGCGGGCTGCCACCGACGTTGCGCGTGGCCTGCGTCGGCCGCGGCAGCGCGCGCGAACTCAAACGTCTCGGGATCGAAAATGTGCTGGCGCCGACGGACCGTTTCGACAGCGAGGCGCTGCTGGCGCTGCCCGAACTGCAACAGGTGGCGGGCAAACGCATCGTCATATTTCGCGGCGACGGCGGGCGCGAGCTGCTCGGCGACACCCTCAAGGCGCGCGGCGCGGAGATCGAGTACGCCGAGTGCTACCGGCGCCTGCGCCCCGCCACCGACCCCACGCCGCTGCGGCACCGCTGGGAGCGCGGGGAGGTCGATATCGTCAGCGTTACCAGCGTGGACGGCCTGCGCAATCTTTTCGACATGCTCGGCACGGACGGCCGGCCGTGGCTGATTCGCACCCCCGTGGTCGTGGTCAGTGAACGCATGGCGCAGGTCTGCCGCGAGCTGGGCTTCACGACCGAGCCGCGGGTGGCGATGGCCGGCGATGAAGCCATTCTGGAAGC
- a CDS encoding RNA polymerase sigma factor, protein MARLATGDADDAHDIVQDAMLTLVRSYASRGEQEWGPLFHTILQSRITDWHRRNKVRNRLRVWFGKRDEDDEDDPLQNIADGRSPDPPTQMKDKQAMAALETAIHTLPARQQQAFLLRVWEGLDVAQTARAMSCSEGSVKTHYSRAVHALREQLEDHL, encoded by the coding sequence ATGGCACGGCTCGCGACCGGCGACGCGGACGATGCGCACGATATCGTGCAGGACGCGATGCTGACGCTGGTCCGCAGTTATGCCAGCCGCGGCGAGCAGGAATGGGGGCCATTGTTTCATACCATCCTGCAAAGCCGGATCACCGATTGGCACCGGCGCAACAAGGTTCGCAACCGGCTGCGCGTCTGGTTCGGCAAGCGCGACGAAGACGACGAGGACGATCCGCTGCAGAACATCGCCGACGGCCGCAGCCCCGATCCGCCGACGCAGATGAAGGACAAACAGGCGATGGCGGCGCTGGAGACGGCGATACACACGCTGCCAGCGCGACAACAGCAGGCCTTCCTGCTGCGGGTGTGGGAAGGACTGGACGTGGCGCAGACGGCGCGCGCCATGAGCTGCTCGGAAGGCAGCGTCAAGACGCATTACTCGCGCGCGGTACACGCGCTGCGCGAACAGCTGGAGGATCATTTGTAA
- a CDS encoding sensor histidine kinase, translating to MLLQFVILAELIAIIITIGRNADFNEQAWQDFSLLSVFAVSIALCSIIVLKIISPLLRRASTVTGSALVITMLLLVTSVGIDGIIYLLHHLSIIEDRWPAWRETLLIRSLMIAAIVGTLGLRYLIMRERSDTHHRLQQESKLQALQSRIRPHFLFNSLNSVASLTRSDPSKAEAVLHDLADLFRVLLADARKLVPVSAEREISRQYLEVEKIRLGDRLQVKWNVSNIPRAALIPALTLQPLLENAIYHGIEPRFAGGTIKIEMWAEGEMLNIMISNPLPDVRKEGHNKGNKLAQENIRQRLATQFGSAASMQVIQEGGQYHVKVKIPIVRG from the coding sequence ATGCTCCTGCAGTTCGTCATCCTGGCCGAACTGATCGCCATCATCATCACCATCGGGCGCAACGCCGACTTCAACGAGCAGGCATGGCAGGATTTCTCTCTGCTGTCCGTATTCGCGGTGTCGATCGCGCTGTGCAGCATCATCGTGCTGAAAATCATCTCGCCGCTGCTGCGACGCGCCTCGACCGTCACCGGCTCGGCACTGGTGATCACCATGCTGCTGCTCGTCACCTCGGTCGGCATCGACGGCATCATCTACCTGCTGCATCATCTCTCCATCATCGAAGACCGCTGGCCGGCATGGCGCGAAACGCTCCTGATACGCAGTCTCATGATCGCTGCCATCGTCGGCACGCTGGGCCTGCGCTACCTGATCATGCGCGAACGCTCCGACACGCACCACCGGCTGCAACAGGAGTCCAAGCTGCAGGCGCTGCAGTCGCGCATCCGTCCGCATTTCCTGTTCAACAGCCTCAACAGCGTGGCCTCGCTCACGCGCAGCGATCCCTCCAAGGCCGAGGCGGTGCTGCACGACTTGGCCGACCTGTTCCGCGTGCTGCTGGCGGACGCGCGCAAGCTCGTGCCCGTGTCCGCCGAGCGCGAGATCTCGCGCCAGTACCTGGAGGTGGAGAAAATCCGCCTCGGTGACCGGTTGCAGGTGAAGTGGAACGTCAGCAACATCCCGCGCGCGGCGCTGATCCCGGCGCTGACCCTGCAGCCGCTGCTGGAAAACGCCATCTACCACGGCATCGAGCCGCGCTTTGCCGGCGGCACCATCAAGATCGAGATGTGGGCCGAGGGCGAGATGCTCAACATCATGATCAGCAACCCGCTCCCGGACGTGCGCAAGGAAGGCCACAACAAGGGCAACAAGCTCGCGCAGGAAAACATCCGCCAGCGCCTGGCCACGCAGTTCGGCAGCGCCGCCAGCATGCAGGTCATCCAGGAAGGCGGCCAGTATCACGTGAAAGTGAAAATACCGATCGTGCGGGGTTGA
- the argH gene encoding argininosuccinate lyase, giving the protein MAKQKPWSGRFTEPTDAAVEAFTASVDFDRRLYVYDIMGSIAHAQMLAKVGVLTKKECDAIVRGLKEIEAEIDAGKFDWSVALEDVHMNIEARLIQRIGEVGKKLHTGRSRNDQVATDLRLYLRDGIDVVSHGLGQLQQAILDIAEREAATPMPGFTHLQVAQPITFGHHMLAWFEMLARDAQRLQDCRKRMNIMPLGAAALAGTSFPIDRAWTAKLLGFDSPAENSLDAVSDRDFAIEFVAAAALLMTHLSRMSEELVLWSSSQFGFVELSDAYCTGSSIMPQKKNPDVPELVRGKTGRVNGHLVALLTLMKAQPLAYNKDNQEDKEPVFDTLDTMLGSLRVFAGMIPSMKVRRDQLLRAAVMGHATATDLADYLVRQGVAFRDAHEIVGKAVRLAIDTDRDLSQIDLDEYKKLSPAIGKDVYGVLTVEGSLKARNHLGGTAPSQVKAAIKRARQRMQRSMPKGGK; this is encoded by the coding sequence ATGGCAAAACAAAAACCCTGGAGCGGGCGCTTCACCGAACCCACCGACGCCGCCGTCGAGGCCTTCACCGCCTCGGTCGATTTCGACCGCCGGCTGTACGTCTACGACATCATGGGTTCGATCGCGCACGCGCAGATGCTGGCGAAGGTCGGTGTGCTCACGAAAAAAGAGTGTGACGCCATCGTCAGGGGCTTGAAGGAAATCGAGGCCGAGATCGACGCCGGCAAGTTCGACTGGAGCGTGGCGCTCGAGGACGTGCATATGAACATCGAAGCGCGCCTGATCCAGCGCATCGGCGAGGTCGGCAAGAAGCTGCACACCGGCCGTTCGCGCAACGACCAGGTGGCGACCGACCTGCGCCTCTACCTGCGCGACGGTATCGACGTCGTGAGTCATGGCCTCGGGCAACTGCAACAGGCGATTCTCGATATCGCCGAGCGCGAGGCCGCGACACCCATGCCCGGTTTCACGCACCTGCAGGTGGCGCAGCCGATCACCTTCGGCCATCACATGCTGGCGTGGTTCGAGATGCTGGCGCGCGACGCGCAGCGCCTACAAGACTGCCGCAAGCGCATGAACATCATGCCGCTCGGCGCCGCGGCGCTGGCCGGGACGAGTTTCCCCATTGACCGCGCCTGGACCGCCAAACTGCTCGGCTTCGACTCGCCTGCGGAGAATTCGCTCGACGCCGTTTCCGACCGCGACTTCGCCATCGAATTCGTCGCAGCCGCAGCGCTGCTGATGACGCATCTGTCGCGCATGTCCGAGGAACTGGTGCTGTGGTCCTCGAGCCAGTTCGGCTTCGTCGAGCTGTCGGATGCCTATTGCACCGGCTCGTCCATCATGCCGCAAAAGAAGAACCCCGACGTGCCGGAGCTGGTGCGCGGCAAGACCGGGCGCGTGAACGGCCATCTCGTCGCCTTGCTGACGCTGATGAAGGCGCAGCCGCTGGCCTACAACAAGGACAACCAGGAAGACAAGGAACCGGTGTTCGACACCCTCGACACCATGCTCGGCAGCCTGCGCGTGTTCGCCGGCATGATCCCGTCCATGAAGGTGCGGCGCGACCAGCTGCTGCGCGCGGCGGTCATGGGCCACGCCACCGCCACCGACCTGGCCGATTACCTGGTGCGCCAGGGCGTCGCCTTCCGAGATGCCCATGAAATCGTGGGCAAGGCCGTACGACTGGCGATCGACACCGACCGCGACCTGTCGCAGATCGACCTCGACGAGTACAAAAAGCTCAGTCCCGCCATCGGCAAGGATGTGTACGGCGTGCTGACGGTGGAAGGTTCGCTTAAGGCCCGCAACCATCTGGGCGGCACTGCGCCCTCGCAAGTGAAGGCCGCGATCAAGCGCGCTCGCCAGCGGATGCAACGATCGATGCCCAAGGGCGGGAAATAA
- a CDS encoding DUF3106 domain-containing protein — translation MMKPNRRLIIGLLLLWPAFALAAESGTAPAWDQLSKEEQQTLKPFQERWDSLPPERRERLQHGAKRWQSMTPEQRAQAKNRFSRWQQMTPEQREMARQRYERFHQLPPEQQERLRRRAQWFKNLPPERRAELRAKWQNMTPEQRQEYKEKWRRDDSGPGFDRGMSPRPERPGRMGPR, via the coding sequence ATGATGAAGCCAAATAGACGCCTGATTATTGGATTGCTGTTGCTGTGGCCAGCCTTTGCGCTGGCTGCCGAGAGCGGCACCGCCCCTGCCTGGGACCAGCTCAGCAAGGAGGAACAGCAGACCCTGAAACCTTTTCAGGAACGCTGGGACAGCCTGCCGCCGGAGCGGCGCGAGCGCCTGCAGCACGGCGCCAAGCGCTGGCAATCCATGACACCCGAGCAGCGCGCCCAGGCGAAGAACCGCTTCTCCCGCTGGCAGCAAATGACGCCGGAACAGCGCGAGATGGCGCGCCAGCGCTACGAGCGTTTCCACCAGTTGCCGCCCGAGCAGCAGGAGCGCCTGCGCCGCCGCGCCCAATGGTTCAAGAATCTGCCGCCCGAGCGGCGCGCCGAACTGCGCGCGAAATGGCAGAACATGACGCCGGAGCAACGTCAGGAATACAAGGAAAAATGGCGCCGGGACGACAGCGGTCCGGGTTTCGATCGCGGGATGTCGCCGCGTCCGGAGCGGCCCGGGCGGATGGGGCCGAGATAA
- a CDS encoding SagB/ThcOx family dehydrogenase, with translation MSDKLDKVIACHEATKHHYHAYAPGPGMLDWASQPDPFRRYAGTELLHLDKYPFTDGPSYEQALIEGRVEPATLTRETVSRLLYDSMALSAWKQAGGNRWALRVNPSSGNLHPTEVYVISGPVAGLLDVPAVCHYAPKLHALEVRARFAIETWRDLVAGLPPQTIIIGLSSIYWREAWKYGARAFRYCQHDAGHAIAAVGFAAAALGWKTMLLDDLGDEAIAGMLGLPRGHEPEAERPECLLAVYSQAHACDVRTLPHATMTVMAGNEWHGTPNVLSPSHRPWPIIDEADAATRKPDTVTPYIGSTSPEPVEPAPIDATVLLRRLIHQRRSAVAMDGHTGLLATGFYSMLSRCLPGMKRFPFNALPWPPVVHLLLFVHRVQDVPPGLYLLVRDPAQAKDLQEKFDKEFEWARPDGCPEDLSLYRLAGGDCRKLAERVSCHQEIAADGVFAVGMLAGFESPLKTCGPWFYRRLYWECGVIGQLLYLEAEAYGIQATGIGCFFDDPVHELLGLRDRSYQSLYHFTVGGAVIDTRLTMQPPYPDPGPAQDT, from the coding sequence ATGTCCGACAAGCTGGATAAGGTCATTGCCTGCCACGAAGCTACCAAGCATCATTATCACGCCTATGCCCCGGGGCCAGGCATGCTCGACTGGGCGAGCCAGCCCGATCCGTTCCGGCGCTATGCCGGCACGGAACTTTTACATCTCGACAAATATCCCTTCACTGATGGCCCGTCTTACGAACAGGCACTGATCGAAGGCCGCGTCGAACCGGCGACGCTCACGCGCGAAACCGTTTCGCGCCTGCTCTATGACAGCATGGCGCTGTCGGCCTGGAAGCAGGCGGGCGGCAATCGCTGGGCGCTGCGCGTCAATCCTTCCAGTGGCAATCTGCATCCGACCGAGGTTTATGTCATCAGCGGCCCGGTCGCCGGCCTGCTCGACGTGCCCGCCGTGTGTCACTACGCGCCGAAGCTTCATGCGCTGGAAGTGCGCGCCCGTTTCGCCATCGAGACATGGCGTGATCTGGTTGCCGGGCTCCCGCCACAAACGATCATTATCGGCCTGTCATCCATATACTGGCGCGAGGCCTGGAAGTATGGCGCCCGCGCCTTCCGCTACTGCCAGCATGACGCCGGTCACGCCATCGCCGCCGTCGGTTTTGCCGCCGCCGCGCTCGGCTGGAAGACGATGCTGCTGGATGACCTGGGCGATGAGGCCATCGCGGGCATGCTCGGTCTCCCGCGCGGGCACGAACCGGAGGCGGAACGGCCGGAATGTTTGCTGGCGGTGTATTCGCAGGCTCATGCGTGTGATGTGCGCACACTCCCGCATGCGACGATGACGGTGATGGCCGGGAACGAATGGCACGGCACGCCTAATGTATTAAGCCCCTCCCATCGCCCCTGGCCGATCATTGACGAAGCCGATGCGGCCACGCGCAAGCCCGACACCGTCACACCTTATATAGGGAGCACATCACCAGAGCCGGTTGAGCCGGCCCCGATCGATGCCACGGTTCTTTTGCGGCGCCTGATTCATCAGCGCCGCAGCGCGGTGGCCATGGACGGTCACACCGGGCTGCTGGCCACGGGATTTTATTCGATGCTGTCGCGTTGCCTGCCTGGGATGAAAAGATTTCCCTTCAATGCGCTGCCGTGGCCGCCGGTGGTGCATCTCCTGTTGTTCGTGCACCGGGTGCAGGATGTTCCGCCCGGGCTTTATCTGCTGGTGCGCGATCCGGCACAGGCAAAAGACCTGCAGGAAAAATTCGACAAGGAGTTTGAATGGGCTCGTCCCGACGGCTGCCCGGAGGATTTATCGCTGTACCGTCTGGCCGGCGGCGATTGCCGGAAACTTGCCGAACGCGTGAGTTGCCATCAGGAAATCGCGGCCGACGGCGTATTTGCTGTGGGCATGCTCGCCGGATTTGAATCTCCACTTAAGACCTGTGGCCCGTGGTTTTACCGCCGGCTTTACTGGGAATGCGGTGTCATCGGCCAGCTGTTGTATCTGGAGGCGGAGGCTTACGGCATTCAGGCCACCGGCATCGGGTGTTTTTTCGACGATCCCGTGCACGAGTTGCTCGGGCTCAGGGACCGGAGTTACCAGAGCCTGTACCATTTTACCGTCGGCGGTGCCGTCATCGACACGCGTCTGACGATGCAGCCGCCTTATCCGGACCCGGGGCCGGCGCAAGACACTTGA
- a CDS encoding sensor domain-containing diguanylate cyclase, whose protein sequence is MSASPNTAGEQTADSRRRRKTDWQQDTKHRATLDAMRVPPWEEQRTQYLTRLLFWVLGLAYFNLGGAAQTSAWVSLAVFNAVFLFYGVEIAWFMRHAARRLDVRWRWHVTMWVDLLAASFAILADPAAISPGFLVYLMVILGNGMRYGLRLFAEAVAGSLLCALLIIGLRLFDYLDAISVSAAFFLLFFVIIVLYSYSLTANIEKGRRRTEDERDRDHLTGLLNRRALYERAERLFRDPATGSEPLVVLFADLDRFKAVNDNHGHHVGDRVLADIGRLFAGSVRDTDLVARYGGDEFLLILRDMDLAEAGVLAERLQKTLADWSRRENVDLSLSVGLGQYPDHGADLKAVIERVDQAMYRSKLVRGGGGILQVGQVVPAVAAP, encoded by the coding sequence GTGTCAGCCAGCCCGAACACCGCCGGAGAGCAAACCGCGGACAGCCGTCGACGCCGCAAGACCGACTGGCAACAGGACACGAAACACCGTGCCACTCTTGACGCCATGCGTGTCCCGCCGTGGGAGGAGCAGCGCACACAGTATCTCACCCGTCTGCTGTTCTGGGTGCTGGGGCTCGCCTATTTCAATCTCGGCGGCGCGGCGCAGACCAGCGCCTGGGTCAGCCTCGCGGTCTTCAATGCGGTGTTCCTGTTCTACGGGGTTGAGATCGCCTGGTTCATGCGTCACGCCGCGCGCCGGCTCGACGTTCGCTGGCGCTGGCACGTCACCATGTGGGTCGATCTGCTGGCGGCCTCGTTCGCCATCCTCGCCGACCCGGCGGCGATCTCGCCGGGTTTTCTCGTCTACCTGATGGTGATCCTCGGCAACGGCATGCGCTATGGGCTGAGGCTGTTCGCCGAAGCGGTCGCCGGCAGCCTGTTGTGCGCGCTGCTGATCATCGGTCTGCGGCTGTTCGACTACCTCGATGCGATCTCCGTGAGCGCCGCCTTCTTCCTGCTGTTCTTCGTCATCATCGTGCTGTATTCCTATTCGCTTACCGCCAACATCGAGAAGGGCCGGCGGCGGACCGAAGACGAGCGTGACCGCGATCACCTGACCGGCCTGCTCAATCGTCGCGCCCTGTACGAGCGCGCCGAGCGCCTGTTCCGCGATCCCGCCACCGGCAGCGAGCCGCTGGTGGTGTTGTTCGCGGACCTCGACCGCTTCAAGGCGGTCAACGACAACCACGGTCACCACGTCGGCGACCGCGTACTGGCGGATATCGGTCGCCTGTTCGCCGGATCGGTGCGAGATACGGACCTGGTGGCGCGTTATGGCGGTGACGAGTTCCTCCTGATCCTGCGTGACATGGATCTTGCCGAGGCCGGCGTGCTGGCCGAGCGCCTGCAAAAAACCTTGGCCGATTGGTCGCGGCGTGAAAATGTCGACCTGAGCCTCTCGGTCGGCCTGGGGCAATATCCGGATCACGGGGCCGACCTCAAGGCCGTCATCGAGCGCGTCGATCAGGCGATGTACCGGAGCAAACTCGTGCGCGGAGGTGGCGGTATCCTGCAGGTGGGTCAGGTCGTGCCGGCGGTAGCGGCCCCATGA
- a CDS encoding nucleotide pyrophosphohydrolase: protein MKTLDELRQRLRQFARERDWEQFHSPKNLSMALIVEAAELVEHFQWLTQEQSKKLPEKTLREVEQEMADVFIYLNRMADLLGIDLLDAARRKMEHNAKKYPAHEVRGKADKR from the coding sequence ATGAAGACGCTGGACGAGTTGCGCCAACGCCTGCGCCAGTTCGCGCGCGAGCGCGACTGGGAGCAGTTTCACTCGCCCAAGAATCTCTCGATGGCGCTGATCGTCGAGGCCGCCGAGCTGGTCGAGCATTTCCAGTGGCTGACGCAGGAGCAGAGCAAAAAGCTGCCCGAAAAAACCCTGCGCGAGGTCGAGCAGGAAATGGCGGACGTTTTTATCTATCTCAACCGCATGGCCGATCTGCTGGGCATCGACCTGCTCGACGCCGCCCGGCGCAAGATGGAACACAATGCAAAAAAATATCCCGCGCACGAAGTGCGCGGGAAAGCAGACAAGAGATAA
- a CDS encoding sensor histidine kinase: MELAAKTRLLLDRLRGGARATGQRLLPAAEAPPGEKPEFLPNFCTGEVVFNVVVVAEMLAIVINLIIPRNFLATTAWKDLLLISIFIQWVALAGTAVLCYTRKYLNRLPNLQALGAAYLLLLLTTFVVSECVVWLLWALGRLNSTRPAWYADFHIINLTISAIINGLLLRLFLAKHELQSRTLSEARARLQALQSRIRPHFVFNSLNIIASLTRSEPEKAEAAIEDMADLFRMMLSQDEMLVPVKNEIDVTKKYLALEALRLDNRLTVNWDIGKFPRKAVMPVLTLQPLLENAIRHGIEELPGGGAIDVRLWEDSDRIHIRVANPLPKTRPKKAKSTPGQSLDNIRQRFQSHYGEQAALTSAEENGLFTVTVVLPIRGDNL; this comes from the coding sequence ATGGAACTCGCCGCCAAAACCCGGTTACTGCTGGATCGCCTGCGCGGCGGCGCGCGCGCGACCGGGCAGCGCCTGTTGCCGGCGGCCGAAGCGCCGCCGGGCGAGAAACCCGAATTCCTGCCGAACTTCTGCACCGGCGAGGTGGTGTTCAACGTGGTCGTGGTCGCGGAAATGCTAGCGATCGTGATCAATCTCATCATCCCGCGCAATTTCCTGGCGACCACGGCGTGGAAGGACCTGCTGCTGATTTCGATTTTCATCCAGTGGGTGGCGCTCGCCGGCACCGCCGTGCTGTGCTACACGCGCAAATATCTCAACCGCCTGCCCAACCTGCAAGCGCTGGGCGCGGCCTATCTGCTGCTGCTGCTCACCACCTTCGTGGTGAGCGAATGCGTGGTCTGGCTGCTGTGGGCGCTGGGCCGGCTGAACAGCACGCGGCCGGCATGGTATGCGGATTTTCACATCATCAATCTCACCATCAGCGCCATCATCAACGGGCTGCTGCTGCGGCTGTTTCTCGCCAAGCACGAATTGCAGAGCCGCACGCTGTCCGAGGCGCGCGCCAGACTGCAGGCGCTGCAGTCACGCATCCGCCCGCATTTCGTGTTCAACAGCCTGAACATCATCGCCTCGCTCACGCGCAGCGAGCCGGAGAAGGCCGAGGCCGCGATCGAGGACATGGCCGACCTGTTCCGCATGATGCTGTCGCAGGACGAAATGCTGGTGCCGGTCAAGAACGAAATCGACGTCACCAAGAAATACCTGGCGCTGGAGGCGCTGCGCCTCGACAACCGGCTCACGGTCAACTGGGACATCGGCAAGTTCCCGCGCAAGGCGGTGATGCCGGTGCTCACGCTGCAACCGCTGCTGGAGAACGCCATTCGCCACGGCATCGAGGAGTTGCCGGGCGGTGGCGCCATTGACGTGCGTCTGTGGGAAGACAGCGACCGGATTCATATCCGGGTCGCCAACCCCCTCCCCAAAACCCGCCCGAAAAAGGCAAAATCAACCCCCGGCCAGTCGCTGGACAACATACGCCAGCGGTTCCAGAGCCATTACGGCGAACAGGCCGCGCTTACGAGCGCCGAGGAGAACGGTTTGTTCACTGTCACGGTCGTACTGCCGATACGCGGAGACAACTTATGA
- a CDS encoding LytR/AlgR family response regulator transcription factor — MRVLIVDDEKLARDRLRELLNDIGGYTVVGEAMNGTEAVEKSSELNPDVLLMDIRMPGMDGLEAAMHLMGMENPPAVIFTTAYDQHALDAFDVNAVDYLLKPIRKDRLAKALSKAHKLTAKQIAEISQARPEPASRTHISVHLRGNIRLVPVPDILYFLADSKYVVVRTAAEEHLIEDSLVNLEKEFGDRFLRIHRNALVSTGSIKGIEKNPAGTWQISLKNYDKKLDVSRRHTAQVRRWARNRPMAG; from the coding sequence ATGAGAGTATTGATCGTAGATGACGAGAAACTGGCGCGCGACCGTCTGCGTGAACTGCTGAACGACATCGGCGGCTACACCGTGGTCGGCGAGGCCATGAACGGCACCGAGGCGGTGGAGAAGTCCTCCGAGCTCAATCCCGATGTGCTGCTGATGGACATCCGCATGCCCGGCATGGACGGCCTCGAGGCCGCGATGCACCTGATGGGCATGGAGAACCCGCCGGCGGTGATCTTCACCACCGCCTACGACCAGCACGCGCTCGACGCCTTCGACGTCAACGCCGTGGATTACCTGCTCAAGCCCATCCGCAAGGACCGCCTGGCCAAGGCGCTGTCCAAGGCGCACAAGCTCACGGCCAAGCAGATCGCCGAGATCAGCCAGGCGCGCCCCGAACCGGCCTCGCGCACCCACATCAGCGTGCACCTGCGCGGCAACATCCGCCTGGTGCCGGTGCCGGACATCCTCTATTTCCTGGCCGACAGCAAGTACGTCGTCGTGCGCACCGCCGCCGAGGAACACCTGATCGAGGACTCGCTGGTGAACCTGGAAAAGGAATTCGGCGACCGTTTCCTGCGCATCCACCGCAACGCGCTGGTGTCCACCGGCTCCATCAAGGGCATCGAGAAAAACCCCGCCGGCACCTGGCAGATCAGCCTCAAGAACTACGACAAGAAACTCGACGTCAGCCGCCGGCACACGGCGCAGGTACGGAGATGGGCGCGGAACCGGCCGATGGCCGGTTGA